A genomic window from Trichocoleus desertorum ATA4-8-CV12 includes:
- a CDS encoding phosphatidate cytidylyltransferase, translating to MELSNLLANSLVQDIAATAVTFAIALSWLKLINTLAQRGWLEQKLSRKIIHIGTGPLFVLCWHLYSEQAIARYFAALVPLAITLQFLAIGTQLIADPAAVQAMTREGKPAEILRGPLYYGIAFILCTVLFWRNSPIGILALMLMCGGDGLADIVGRRLGKHKLPFSPDKSWAGSTAMFLGSFGFGLGFLILFNHLGHFQPPINLMNTTGAVAAIAFVATLVEALPFPDIDNITLGVVAIAMGLWLL from the coding sequence ATGGAATTGAGTAATTTATTAGCTAATTCCCTCGTTCAAGATATTGCGGCCACGGCAGTTACCTTTGCGATCGCTCTCAGTTGGCTCAAGCTAATAAACACGCTGGCGCAACGAGGCTGGCTAGAACAAAAACTCAGTCGTAAAATTATTCATATTGGCACGGGGCCGTTGTTTGTCCTCTGCTGGCATCTCTACAGCGAGCAGGCGATCGCGCGGTATTTTGCAGCTCTGGTACCTCTTGCAATTACCCTCCAGTTTTTGGCCATTGGCACCCAACTGATTGCTGACCCTGCCGCCGTCCAAGCTATGACCCGTGAGGGCAAGCCAGCCGAAATTCTGCGCGGGCCGTTGTATTACGGCATTGCCTTTATTCTCTGCACAGTGTTGTTCTGGCGCAACTCTCCTATAGGCATTTTGGCTTTGATGCTGATGTGTGGCGGTGATGGCTTAGCAGATATTGTGGGACGACGGCTGGGCAAACACAAGCTACCCTTTAGCCCCGATAAAAGCTGGGCAGGCTCAACGGCTATGTTTTTGGGCAGTTTTGGGTTTGGCTTAGGCTTTCTAATTCTCTTTAATCACCTGGGGCACTTTCAGCCGCCTATCAATCTTATGAACACTACAGGAGCCGTTGCTGCGATCGCATTTGTAGCAACTCTTGTAGAAGCTCTACCATTTCCAGATATTGACAACATTACGTTAGGAGTGGTGGCGATCGCGATGGGGTTGTGGCTGTTATAG
- the cysE gene encoding serine O-acetyltransferase: MLKTLSADFRIISERDPAARNWLEVVFCYPSLHALFCYRIAHTLHRLKTPLLPRLISQLARLLTGIEIHPGATIGKGVFIDHGMGVVIGETAIVGDYALIYQGVTLGGTGKQVGKRHPTIGENVVVGAGAKVLGNIQIGDNVRIGAGSVVLQDIPSDSTVVGIPGRIVRRQGQSVGVLDHQKLPDTTAEMVRSLFSRIEFLEQQVEHLKVQQSLSATSTAIASIEKIRVTV; the protein is encoded by the coding sequence ATGTTGAAAACTTTGAGCGCTGATTTCCGGATCATTTCTGAGCGTGATCCTGCTGCACGCAATTGGTTAGAGGTTGTCTTTTGTTATCCGAGCCTGCATGCACTATTTTGCTATCGCATCGCGCACACACTTCATCGCTTGAAGACGCCACTGCTCCCTCGATTAATTTCTCAACTCGCTCGCCTTTTGACAGGGATTGAAATTCACCCTGGAGCGACAATTGGTAAAGGTGTCTTTATCGATCACGGGATGGGAGTTGTGATTGGAGAAACTGCCATTGTTGGAGATTACGCTTTGATTTATCAGGGTGTGACGCTTGGTGGTACAGGGAAACAAGTGGGGAAACGACATCCAACCATTGGGGAAAATGTTGTGGTCGGGGCAGGAGCTAAGGTTCTGGGTAATATCCAAATTGGTGATAATGTCCGCATTGGTGCTGGTTCTGTAGTTTTGCAAGACATTCCCTCTGATTCCACCGTCGTTGGTATTCCCGGTCGTATTGTTCGCCGTCAAGGCCAATCAGTCGGTGTGCTCGACCATCAAAAGCTCCCTGACACAACTGCGGAGATGGTTCGCTCCTTATTCTCCCGGATTGAATTTTTAGAACAACAAGTTGAGCATCTAAAAGTACAACAAAGTTTGTCTGCCACCTCAACAGCGATCGCAAGTATTGAGAAGATTCGCGTGACAGTATAA
- a CDS encoding glycoside hydrolase family 10 protein, whose protein sequence is MKRPLRFFSKGWQQSLKSCFLFCLAASLTVLLAGQPTKAIAQTPTPELAPFPEVLLPEVSVPQPVPKTHQEIRGVWMTENDNDILRDHVKLQDAVGQLAQLNFNTLYPVIWNSGYVLYPSAVAQRHEIQPFVRKGLQGQDILADLITQAHQKGLLVIPWFEFGFMAPAVSELAANRPEWFTHRRDGSLTTEIDAGEVMWLNPFLPEVQQFIADLVLEAVTQYDVDGIQFDDHMSLPVEFGYDRHTLALYKQETKKDAPANARDPEWMRWRADKITTFMAQLNKAVKERKPNAIFSVSPNPYDSAYSGYLQDWLSWVRKDIVDELIVQVYRPDMQSFLGQITRSELQEASQKIPTGVGVLTGLRNKPMPMSLIQSKVTAARDRGLGVSFFYYESLWEQTPEPAAERQANFQALFQSRVARAVTE, encoded by the coding sequence ATGAAACGACCACTACGCTTCTTTTCCAAAGGCTGGCAGCAATCGCTTAAGTCTTGCTTCTTGTTCTGCTTGGCAGCGTCCCTGACTGTTTTGCTAGCGGGGCAGCCTACCAAAGCGATCGCCCAAACTCCAACCCCAGAATTAGCGCCCTTTCCAGAGGTGCTCCTCCCAGAGGTTAGCGTCCCACAACCTGTACCAAAAACTCATCAGGAAATCCGTGGGGTTTGGATGACTGAGAATGACAATGACATTCTCAGAGATCACGTCAAGCTACAGGATGCTGTGGGTCAACTGGCTCAACTGAACTTCAATACGCTTTATCCTGTAATTTGGAATTCGGGGTATGTGCTGTATCCCAGCGCCGTCGCTCAACGCCATGAGATCCAGCCTTTTGTCCGCAAAGGTTTACAAGGGCAGGATATCCTAGCAGATCTGATCACTCAGGCCCATCAAAAAGGATTACTCGTTATTCCTTGGTTTGAGTTCGGTTTCATGGCACCTGCGGTTTCGGAGTTGGCAGCTAATCGTCCTGAGTGGTTCACCCACCGCCGCGACGGTAGCCTAACCACAGAAATTGATGCTGGTGAGGTGATGTGGTTGAATCCTTTCTTGCCAGAGGTGCAGCAGTTTATTGCCGATCTGGTGCTAGAAGCCGTGACTCAATACGATGTCGATGGCATTCAGTTTGATGACCACATGAGCTTACCTGTTGAGTTCGGTTACGATCGCCATACCTTAGCTTTGTACAAACAGGAAACTAAGAAAGACGCTCCAGCCAATGCTCGTGATCCAGAGTGGATGCGCTGGCGGGCTGATAAAATTACGACCTTCATGGCTCAGCTCAATAAAGCAGTTAAGGAAAGAAAGCCAAATGCTATCTTCTCTGTGTCTCCTAACCCCTATGACTCCGCCTATAGCGGCTATCTGCAAGACTGGCTAAGTTGGGTGCGAAAGGATATCGTGGATGAGCTGATCGTGCAGGTGTATCGTCCTGATATGCAGAGTTTTCTAGGACAAATTACCCGCTCGGAACTTCAAGAGGCCAGCCAAAAAATTCCTACAGGAGTTGGGGTGCTGACAGGCTTGAGAAACAAACCCATGCCGATGTCCTTGATTCAGTCAAAAGTCACGGCTGCTCGCGATCGCGGTTTAGGCGTCTCCTTCTTCTACTACGAAAGTCTTTGGGAGCAAACCCCTGAACCCGCAGCAGAAAGGCAGGCCAACTTTCAGGCGCTTTTCCAATCTCGCGTGGCGCGTGCGGTGACAGAGTAA
- a CDS encoding aldo/keto reductase produces the protein MELTTLAGKSISCLGLASRRVQESACVSQAFAAGVNYFFFYNLGAEHFLKALKSLAIAQRAALCIATGSEQRSLTALREYLDQVRQTLATDVVDVFFAQYISPSDDPKEMGAALEELYRWRAQGYIRYVGVSTHNRAIALEMIQNQRCDVLMHRYNMAHRKAEVDVLPAAAQADIPVVAFTATRWGTLLRSPATWPHDPPSATDCYRFSLQPSAIPVVLTSPANLTELTANLSVVQTPALTPEEIAYWQRYGTLVYGNGQDKFEIQWL, from the coding sequence ATGGAACTGACAACACTTGCAGGAAAATCCATTAGTTGCCTGGGCTTAGCTAGCCGACGGGTGCAGGAATCAGCTTGTGTGTCTCAAGCATTCGCGGCTGGAGTCAACTACTTTTTCTTCTATAACTTAGGTGCCGAGCATTTCTTGAAGGCGTTGAAATCACTCGCGATCGCCCAACGAGCAGCCTTATGTATTGCAACAGGAAGTGAGCAGCGCAGTCTCACCGCTCTCAGAGAGTATCTCGATCAAGTGAGACAGACATTAGCGACCGATGTAGTAGATGTATTTTTCGCGCAATATATATCTCCCAGCGATGATCCTAAGGAGATGGGCGCAGCTCTAGAGGAGCTATATAGATGGAGAGCGCAGGGATATATTCGTTATGTGGGAGTTAGCACGCACAATCGCGCGATCGCCTTGGAGATGATCCAAAATCAGCGCTGTGATGTCCTAATGCATCGCTACAACATGGCCCATCGCAAAGCAGAGGTTGATGTTTTGCCAGCCGCAGCTCAAGCGGATATCCCTGTCGTGGCATTTACCGCCACTCGTTGGGGTACTCTGTTGCGATCGCCAGCTACTTGGCCTCATGATCCTCCTAGCGCCACTGACTGCTATCGCTTTTCGCTACAGCCTTCTGCAATCCCAGTGGTTTTAACTTCACCTGCCAACTTAACAGAATTGACGGCCAATCTTAGCGTTGTACAAACTCCTGCTTTGACTCCAGAAGAAATCGCTTATTGGCAGCGTTACGGAACTTTGGTCTATGGGAATGGTCAGGATAAATTTGAGATCCAATGGCTTTAG
- a CDS encoding YsnF/AvaK domain-containing protein has translation MALGQHRRAIGIFSSREQAEPALRELRDSGFPMDKVSVVAKDSSHSHERLANTEVTHHVGNKADEGAKTGAITGGTLGGITGLLVGLGFLAIPGLGPVMLAGAGATVLATTLSGTAIGAATGGLLGALVGLGIPEERAKVYSDRVAQGDYLVMVEGTDVELRRAEQILHRRGIQEWGVYDASHHDTPSTAALGDTRLADRPATTPRDRVLDQTSATPSTPQPDLDVRDTQSIDLYEERLVADKTRQKAGEVTIGKHVETETVRIETPIERERVIVERVIPEGADRSVAVDETSFQSGEILRVEVYEETPEIHKQVVVREEVNLRKEVTQDVVKAEDTVRREEIHVETEGHPAVDVDRDRLPKDRI, from the coding sequence ATGGCTTTAGGACAACATAGAAGAGCGATCGGTATATTTTCGAGCCGCGAGCAGGCAGAACCGGCATTAAGGGAGCTACGAGATAGTGGGTTCCCAATGGATAAAGTTTCTGTGGTCGCTAAAGATTCAAGCCACAGCCATGAGCGGCTAGCTAATACTGAAGTTACGCATCACGTTGGGAATAAAGCCGATGAAGGCGCAAAGACAGGTGCTATTACGGGCGGTACTTTGGGCGGCATCACAGGTCTACTGGTTGGCCTCGGTTTCCTGGCAATTCCAGGCCTTGGGCCAGTCATGCTAGCAGGAGCAGGCGCAACTGTTTTAGCCACTACCCTCTCAGGCACAGCGATTGGGGCTGCCACAGGAGGCTTGTTGGGGGCTTTAGTTGGGCTAGGTATCCCTGAAGAACGAGCTAAAGTCTATAGCGATCGCGTGGCTCAAGGTGATTACTTGGTAATGGTCGAAGGCACAGACGTAGAACTGCGGCGTGCTGAACAAATTCTTCACCGTCGCGGTATTCAAGAATGGGGCGTTTATGATGCCTCCCATCATGACACACCTAGCACCGCTGCTCTAGGGGATACAAGGCTAGCGGATCGTCCTGCAACCACCCCTCGCGATCGCGTTCTAGATCAAACCAGTGCGACCCCCTCAACCCCTCAACCTGATTTGGATGTGCGGGATACCCAATCCATTGATTTGTACGAAGAACGACTGGTCGCCGACAAAACCCGTCAAAAAGCAGGAGAAGTCACAATTGGTAAGCACGTTGAAACTGAAACGGTGCGGATTGAAACTCCAATTGAACGAGAACGGGTGATTGTCGAACGTGTCATTCCAGAGGGTGCCGACAGATCCGTAGCTGTTGATGAGACGAGCTTTCAATCCGGGGAAATCCTTCGGGTTGAAGTGTACGAAGAAACGCCAGAAATCCACAAACAGGTAGTTGTCCGTGAGGAAGTCAACCTACGGAAAGAAGTTACCCAGGATGTGGTTAAGGCTGAAGATACAGTACGTCGTGAAGAAATCCACGTTGAAACGGAAGGGCATCCTGCGGTGGATGTAGACCGCGATCGCCTTCCTAAAGATCGAATTTAG
- a CDS encoding 2OG-Fe(II) oxygenase: MKYYSQDRDVFPTQYLNDLRSQILACSYLAVNNLNRDFVGTKGFSVVFQRSELGEVERQFPFFKPYLDRALLPHCNAFYLNPLLLKEGSRVDPHIDRSLRSYCKTVEPPMMVSVLYVQVPTNLEGGELVLRRQKQQVGQVKPQANTLVCFQGDLTHSVNAVKTSGMRLSLVCEQYSLSDRELHDIPTLTIESRAMKAKRR, from the coding sequence TTGAAATACTACTCTCAAGATCGGGATGTTTTTCCCACTCAATACCTCAACGACCTACGAAGCCAAATTCTCGCCTGTTCTTACTTAGCGGTGAATAATCTCAACCGTGACTTTGTAGGAACCAAAGGGTTTTCAGTCGTGTTTCAACGCTCAGAACTAGGAGAGGTGGAGCGGCAATTCCCTTTCTTTAAACCTTATCTAGACCGAGCCTTACTACCCCATTGCAACGCCTTTTACCTCAATCCCCTATTACTAAAGGAAGGCTCACGTGTCGATCCACATATCGATCGCTCGTTGCGGTCTTATTGCAAAACGGTAGAACCGCCCATGATGGTGAGCGTGCTCTATGTACAGGTACCAACCAATCTAGAGGGTGGAGAATTGGTCTTACGTCGCCAAAAGCAGCAGGTGGGGCAGGTAAAGCCTCAAGCGAATACGCTAGTGTGTTTTCAAGGGGATTTGACCCATTCTGTCAATGCCGTAAAGACTTCTGGAATGCGGCTGAGCTTGGTTTGTGAGCAATACAGCCTCAGCGACAGGGAGTTGCATGATATCCCCACCTTAACCATAGAATCTAGGGCCATGAAGGCAAAACGTAGATAG
- a CDS encoding BON domain-containing protein: protein MKKLIPLFLSGVLVLGLAACDTARTSTSSPDTATQPESNLKEPVAQNNQDDATSELRRRQLNSDIRAAEQRNNATGGDANKTDNDLQSEVRSKLEANLPQSELTITAEEGAVTIAGTVVDEEQLNKIEPLAKEIKGVRTVAVQANVASHAQPDEPPAPGSKETTGIHTDSN, encoded by the coding sequence ATGAAAAAGTTAATTCCCTTGTTTCTAAGCGGTGTTTTAGTCCTAGGCTTAGCAGCTTGTGACACCGCTAGAACCAGTACCAGTTCGCCCGACACGGCAACTCAGCCAGAGAGCAACCTAAAAGAACCCGTTGCCCAGAATAATCAAGATGATGCCACCTCCGAACTGCGAAGAAGGCAACTAAATTCTGATATTCGTGCCGCTGAACAACGCAACAACGCCACCGGAGGCGATGCCAACAAAACCGATAATGATCTGCAAAGCGAAGTGCGCTCGAAGTTGGAAGCCAATTTACCCCAAAGCGAGCTAACCATCACTGCGGAAGAAGGAGCTGTTACTATTGCTGGCACAGTAGTAGACGAGGAACAACTCAACAAAATCGAACCTTTAGCGAAAGAGATTAAGGGTGTTCGCACTGTCGCTGTCCAGGCCAACGTAGCTTCCCACGCCCAGCCAGATGAACCACCTGCGCCAGGTTCTAAAGAAACGACAGGAATTCATACAGATTCGAATTGA
- a CDS encoding phosphodiester glycosidase family protein has product MKLNIRFKKSINIILFCVISFCCLSIVIACQETKPANVRADQHFKTEAIEVYEFNQYGMTIAQLSGGFDLIYIPEKADVVKTLAEKQNYQYVINGSFFDGTYAKAKHAGWLWILGQNYASIKQDPQLTHVAVYNTKTQQLQFVDYQNFTPSRSNGVTEFQSGPIVVENNQVAKNYIANSLNGSAPYTRSLLATTDDKTKYFITVRKPVRLDDLANYLLSLQIFVGKRLNVLNLDGGPSVALYSKELSNLRYNDTAQLPILLGIR; this is encoded by the coding sequence ATGAAGTTGAACATTAGGTTCAAAAAGTCAATCAATATTATTCTGTTTTGTGTAATCTCATTTTGCTGTCTAAGTATTGTCATTGCTTGCCAAGAAACCAAACCTGCCAATGTTAGGGCTGATCAACACTTTAAGACTGAAGCGATCGAGGTTTATGAATTTAATCAGTATGGAATGACGATTGCGCAACTGTCAGGTGGTTTCGATTTGATTTATATCCCTGAAAAGGCCGATGTTGTAAAAACACTAGCCGAGAAGCAGAACTATCAATATGTGATCAATGGCTCCTTTTTTGATGGCACTTATGCTAAAGCAAAACACGCGGGCTGGTTGTGGATTTTGGGCCAGAACTATGCCTCTATTAAACAAGACCCTCAGCTCACTCATGTGGCGGTGTACAACACAAAAACTCAGCAACTTCAATTTGTGGACTACCAAAACTTTACTCCTAGCCGCAGCAATGGGGTGACTGAGTTCCAATCAGGCCCAATCGTTGTAGAGAATAATCAGGTAGCTAAAAATTACATTGCTAACAGTCTTAACGGATCTGCTCCCTATACGCGATCGCTCCTAGCTACAACGGACGATAAAACGAAGTATTTCATCACTGTGAGAAAACCTGTCCGATTAGATGACCTAGCCAATTATTTGTTATCACTACAAATTTTTGTAGGAAAGCGCTTGAATGTGCTGAATTTGGATGGAGGCCCATCAGTAGCGCTCTATTCTAAAGAGCTGAGCAATTTACGCTATAACGACACAGCCCAATTGCCAATTTTGTTGGGAATTCGTTAG
- a CDS encoding FAD-dependent oxidoreductase, whose protein sequence is MKIAIIGAGLSGLAVAYYLSKAGKQVTVFEKSDRIGGNAHTVPVQVGDRVRWVDLGVNDFNAATYTNIVKMLDQLNIPYSPLEDSASFSTHDGSYTYTLDGKGGTQMPESLRLEYERFKSTAHIDVNNPAYYYHSIAQYLQEKGYSPEFGRYNLYPRINGMYFVNDMTPEIMPFRGVMNYYGLQEGFGSQSPKRCYFTQGSSSWIEALGDAVTGLGTRFRFNAQVSIRSKGDAVVVDTPDGSEIYDAVVMACHANTALKLLQQGITQDMVNVLSAFEYTSSVAVAHTFSPVMPLNKNAWRTYNIRIHDNAAAQLRPYSISYVCNRHQNDTVNPLHNGYENPEFFVSLNPSTPIPDQYILRTPEGKQAIAYFYHNVLNQTALIAQENLQNIVQGQNNIFFTGGWTKGAGLHEECWLSAMSVSERILNSTALDSRKVYATTSV, encoded by the coding sequence ATGAAAATTGCCATCATTGGTGCTGGTTTGTCTGGGCTCGCTGTCGCATATTACTTGAGCAAAGCTGGGAAACAAGTCACAGTTTTTGAAAAGAGCGATCGCATTGGGGGCAACGCTCATACAGTTCCGGTACAGGTTGGCGATCGCGTGCGCTGGGTAGATTTGGGCGTGAATGATTTTAATGCAGCGACCTACACCAACATCGTTAAGATGCTGGACCAACTGAATATCCCTTATAGTCCCTTAGAAGACAGCGCCTCCTTCAGCACTCATGATGGCTCCTACACCTACACCCTAGATGGCAAGGGAGGTACGCAAATGCCAGAATCTCTCCGTCTAGAGTACGAGCGCTTCAAAAGCACAGCTCATATTGATGTAAATAACCCAGCATACTATTACCACTCAATCGCTCAATACCTGCAAGAAAAAGGATATTCACCAGAGTTTGGTCGTTACAATTTATATCCCCGTATCAATGGCATGTATTTTGTCAATGACATGACCCCCGAAATTATGCCGTTTCGTGGAGTCATGAACTACTACGGTTTGCAGGAAGGATTTGGTAGCCAATCACCCAAACGTTGTTATTTTACTCAAGGTTCTAGCAGCTGGATTGAAGCATTGGGAGACGCGGTTACAGGCTTAGGAACTCGATTTCGGTTCAATGCTCAAGTATCCATTCGGAGCAAGGGCGATGCAGTTGTAGTTGACACTCCTGATGGTTCTGAAATTTATGACGCTGTGGTAATGGCGTGTCATGCTAACACCGCTCTCAAGCTGCTCCAGCAGGGCATTACTCAAGACATGGTCAATGTCTTAAGCGCTTTCGAGTACACCAGTAGCGTCGCCGTTGCCCACACCTTCTCCCCGGTGATGCCATTAAATAAAAACGCTTGGCGCACCTACAATATTCGCATTCACGACAATGCAGCCGCTCAATTGAGACCTTACAGTATCTCCTATGTTTGCAATCGCCATCAAAATGATACTGTCAATCCATTGCATAATGGTTACGAAAACCCTGAGTTCTTTGTCAGCCTGAACCCATCCACTCCAATCCCCGACCAATATATCCTGCGAACTCCAGAAGGCAAACAAGCGATCGCTTACTTTTACCACAACGTCTTAAACCAGACTGCATTAATCGCCCAGGAAAACCTGCAAAACATAGTCCAAGGACAAAACAACATCTTTTTCACGGGGGGATGGACTAAAGGGGCTGGCTTACATGAAGAGTGTTGGCTCTCAGCAATGTCTGTATCCGAAAGGATTCTGAATTCTACTGCGCTTGATAGCAGAAAAGTTTACGCCACAACATCTGTATAG
- a CDS encoding transposase, producing the protein MHYRRATTPGATYFFTVVTYQRQRVFHVPETIDSLRQAFRTVKATHPFTIEAIVVLPDHLHCVWSLPPGDADFSTRWRLIKTTFTRACPERYKRQRNDSRLNKKEQAVWQRRFWEHQIRDEPDLMRHVDYIHYNPVHHQLVKHPKDWQYSSFHGYVNRGIYEVDWGAEDTLLPKDTMRYE; encoded by the coding sequence ATGCACTATCGTCGTGCCACCACACCAGGAGCCACCTACTTCTTTACCGTTGTCACCTATCAACGGCAGAGAGTGTTTCATGTGCCTGAAACAATTGATTCATTACGGCAGGCTTTTCGCACCGTTAAAGCCACTCACCCGTTTACCATTGAGGCCATTGTCGTTCTTCCAGACCATCTGCATTGTGTTTGGTCTCTCCCGCCCGGTGATGCTGATTTTTCCACTCGCTGGCGATTGATCAAAACCACGTTTACTCGCGCTTGTCCTGAGCGGTACAAACGGCAGCGAAATGACTCTCGGCTCAATAAAAAGGAACAAGCGGTATGGCAGCGCCGCTTCTGGGAGCATCAAATTCGAGATGAGCCGGATTTGATGCGCCATGTAGATTACATTCATTACAATCCGGTGCATCATCAGCTTGTCAAACACCCCAAGGATTGGCAGTATTCAAGTTTTCATGGGTATGTAAACAGAGGAATCTATGAGGTTGATTGGGGAGCGGAAGATACCCTGCTGCCCAAAGATACCATGAGATATGAATGA
- a CDS encoding class II glutamine amidotransferase, whose product MCQLLGMNCNVPTDICFSFEGFSARGGKTDEHQDGWGIAFFEGLGCRLFLDEKPSSTSPVAELVRQYPIKSTHVIAHIRKATFGVVALENCHPFRRELWGRYWIMAHNGDLPDFYPENSGFYRPVGQTDSERAFCLIMNTLRQAFPEGKPPLEQLYPVLQEVTGTIAQQGTFNYLLSDGEHFFAHCSTKLCYIVRQAPFAAAHLIDADLTVDFQELTTPRDRVAIIATVPLTDNEVWTSFQPGELLVFRDGLPLKPETAATPTRDRPS is encoded by the coding sequence ATGTGCCAACTGTTGGGAATGAATTGCAACGTACCCACCGATATCTGCTTTTCATTTGAAGGTTTTTCAGCGCGCGGTGGCAAAACCGATGAACACCAAGATGGTTGGGGAATTGCCTTCTTTGAGGGGTTAGGGTGTCGTTTATTTCTAGATGAAAAACCTTCCTCTACCTCCCCAGTAGCTGAGCTGGTGCGGCAGTATCCAATCAAATCCACCCATGTGATCGCCCATATCCGCAAAGCGACGTTTGGGGTTGTGGCACTAGAAAACTGTCATCCCTTCCGCCGGGAACTGTGGGGGCGGTATTGGATCATGGCTCACAACGGCGACTTACCCGACTTTTATCCCGAAAACAGTGGCTTTTATCGCCCCGTAGGCCAAACCGACAGTGAGCGGGCTTTTTGCTTGATTATGAATACTTTGCGGCAAGCTTTTCCAGAGGGCAAACCACCTTTAGAGCAACTTTATCCAGTCCTGCAAGAAGTCACTGGCACGATCGCCCAGCAAGGCACCTTCAACTACTTGCTCTCTGATGGCGAACATTTCTTTGCCCACTGCTCTACCAAACTTTGCTACATCGTGCGGCAAGCTCCCTTTGCAGCAGCCCATCTCATTGATGCTGACCTCACCGTAGATTTTCAGGAGCTGACCACCCCTCGCGATCGCGTTGCGATTATTGCCACTGTGCCGCTGACCGATAACGAAGTTTGGACTTCCTTTCAGCCAGGAGAACTGCTGGTCTTTCGAGATGGCTTACCCCTGAAACCAGAGACGGCTGCAACACCCACTCGCGATCGCCCAAGTTAG
- a CDS encoding IS630 family transposase (programmed frameshift) — translation MLDDLTDFIRSNPDARELKRAIAVQMFLQGYKHREIGESLGVSSGFISKWTQSYEQAGVAGLKLRYSGSVGSLKLEQRQAAIAWLKHKNYWNLAELQAHLEQEYEVVFDSKQSYYTRFEQAGISWKKTQKRNPQADPELIEKKTQEITAWLEARRREILCGALVVFFADECHLLWGDLCGYVWGKTDERIELPLLNERLKQTYYGAVDIHTRRCLIQRAVAGNSEGTIAFLQYLLSQCPHSRIALIWDGASYHRSQEVKEDLESVNQGLDESQWKITCLWFAPNDPKQHPIEDIWLHAKRFIREYYHLCQSFKAVKFLFEFVTHQQTFDFPKLSTYGCFSQVT, via the exons ATGCTAGACGACCTGACTGACTTCATTCGCTCCAATCCCGATGCGCGTGAACTCAAGCGAGCGATCGCCGTTCAGATGTTTCTTCAAGGGTATAAGCATCGGGAGATTGGTGAGAGTTTAGGCGTCAGTTCAGGCTTCATTAGCAAATGGACTCAGAGCTACGAACAGGCGGGGGTCGCTGGGTTGAAACTAAGATACTCAGGCTCAGTCGGGTCCCTAAAACTAGAGCAGCGACAGGCCGCGATCGCCTGGTTGAAGCACAAGAATTATTGGAATCTGGCCGAACTCCAAGCGCACCTGGAGCAGGAGTATGAGGTGGTGTTTGACTCCAAGCAAAGTTACTACACCCGGTTTGAGCAAGCAGGGATTAGCTGGAAGAAAACGCAAAAGCGCAATCCGCAGGCAGACCCAGAGTTGATAGAGAAAAAAAC ACAAGAAATTACTGCCTGGTTGGAGGCACGTCGGCGTGAGATCCTCTGCGGGGCGTTAGTGGTCTTCTTTGCGGATGAATGTCATCTGCTGTGGGGCGACTTGTGTGGGTATGTGTGGGGCAAAACGGACGAACGCATCGAGCTTCCCCTGCTCAACGAACGACTCAAGCAAACCTACTATGGGGCAGTGGATATTCACACTCGACGCTGCCTGATTCAAAGGGCAGTGGCAGGCAATTCCGAGGGCACGATTGCGTTTCTCCAGTATCTGCTGAGTCAATGTCCTCACAGTCGGATTGCCTTGATTTGGGATGGAGCCAGCTATCATCGCTCCCAAGAGGTGAAAGAGGATCTCGAATCAGTTAACCAAGGACTTGATGAGTCCCAGTGGAAAATCACTTGTCTCTGGTTTGCTCCGAATGACCCCAAGCAGCACCCGATTGAAGATATTTGGTTGCACGCCAAGCGATTCATTCGAGAGTACTACCACTTATGTCAATCATTTAAGGCCGTTAAGTTCCTATTTGAGTTCGTGACCCATCAGCAAACCTTTGATTTCCCAAAACTTTCCACTTATGGCTGCTTCTCACAAGTCACTTAG